In Leuconostocaceae bacterium ESL0723, the following proteins share a genomic window:
- a CDS encoding IreB family regulatory phosphoprotein: MTVNDETAIFDFGNQMPKDIHETLVIVYDALVEKGYNPINQIVGYIMSGDPAYIPRLHDARNLIKRHERDEIIEELVRTYLKK, encoded by the coding sequence ATGACAGTTAATGATGAAACCGCTATTTTTGATTTTGGCAATCAAATGCCCAAGGATATTCATGAGACCTTGGTCATTGTTTATGATGCCCTGGTTGAGAAGGGCTACAACCCCATTAACCAGATTGTGGGTTACATTATGTCTGGTGACCCGGCCTATATTCCCCGTTTACACGACGCCCGGAACCTAATCAAGCGGCACGAACGTGATGAAATCATTGAAGAGCTGGTCCGCACCTATTTGAAGAAGTAA
- a CDS encoding cytochrome ubiquinol oxidase subunit I codes for MQTLVGIVDLARFQFAMTTIFHFFFVPMSIGLGVVVATMETLYVIKKDEIYKKMTQFWGKIFLLSFAVGVVTGLIQEFQFGMNWSAYSRYVGDIFGAPLAVEALVAFFAESTFLGLWSFTWDRFKPGIHLIFIWVTAIASLLSSLWILAANSFMQNPVGYAIDNEKGRAVLTNFGELLLNKQLWVEFPHVIVGTLVTAGFIVAGMSAFKLLRLKKNDQQVPFFRKSINIALTIGLVGIVGAFITGDQHAFDLQSMQPMKYAAMEGVDESINSADRKDKAQPWALLSVTNPKTHKSIAKIEIPYVLSILGNHSLTGGNTKGTLELNKEFEKEYGKPSGYVKDYYVPENTLFFAFRIMAMGAGLLALVALVALWFNRKKSNLILTQRWFLWVLGVMTFFPFVVNSAGWIVTEMGRYPWVVYGLMTVADAVSPNVSVASLLTSNILYFLTFSTLGGVMIWISRRVLIAGPDAPEEEEATTERDPYDDLTGKEAKA; via the coding sequence ATGCAAACGTTAGTAGGAATTGTAGACCTAGCGCGTTTTCAGTTTGCGATGACCACCATCTTCCACTTCTTCTTCGTGCCAATGTCAATTGGCTTGGGCGTTGTGGTAGCAACGATGGAAACTTTGTACGTCATCAAAAAAGACGAAATCTACAAGAAAATGACCCAGTTCTGGGGCAAAATCTTCCTGTTAAGTTTCGCCGTTGGAGTCGTGACCGGGTTGATTCAGGAGTTCCAATTTGGAATGAACTGGTCAGCATATTCCCGTTATGTCGGGGATATCTTCGGTGCACCGTTGGCCGTTGAGGCCCTGGTTGCCTTCTTTGCGGAGTCAACTTTCTTGGGACTTTGGTCCTTTACCTGGGACCGCTTTAAGCCTGGTATCCACCTGATTTTCATTTGGGTGACGGCGATTGCTTCGCTGCTGTCCTCACTGTGGATTTTGGCTGCCAACTCCTTTATGCAAAACCCAGTGGGTTATGCCATTGATAATGAAAAGGGTCGGGCCGTTTTGACCAACTTCGGGGAACTGCTCTTAAACAAGCAGCTCTGGGTTGAGTTTCCCCACGTTATCGTGGGTACTTTGGTTACGGCCGGCTTCATTGTTGCTGGTATGTCCGCCTTTAAGCTTTTGCGCTTGAAGAAGAACGACCAGCAGGTGCCATTCTTCCGTAAGTCAATTAACATTGCTTTGACCATTGGTTTGGTCGGCATTGTGGGCGCCTTCATTACTGGTGACCAACATGCCTTTGACTTGCAGTCCATGCAGCCCATGAAGTATGCGGCCATGGAAGGGGTTGACGAGAGTATTAACTCGGCTGACCGGAAGGATAAGGCGCAGCCTTGGGCCTTGCTCAGCGTCACTAACCCTAAGACGCATAAGTCCATTGCTAAGATTGAAATTCCTTACGTACTGTCAATCCTGGGTAACCACAGCTTAACTGGTGGTAATACCAAGGGAACCTTGGAGTTAAATAAGGAATTTGAAAAGGAATACGGTAAGCCTTCTGGCTATGTCAAGGATTACTACGTTCCTGAAAACACCCTCTTCTTTGCCTTCCGTATCATGGCCATGGGTGCCGGGCTCCTAGCCTTGGTGGCCCTAGTAGCCCTCTGGTTTAACCGGAAAAAGTCCAACCTGATTTTGACCCAGCGTTGGTTCTTGTGGGTCTTGGGTGTGATGACCTTCTTCCCATTCGTGGTGAACTCGGCTGGATGGATTGTCACCGAAATGGGTCGTTACCCATGGGTTGTTTACGGTCTGATGACCGTAGCGGATGCGGTTTCACCTAACGTTTCAGTGGCCTCACTGCTGACTTCAAACATCCTTTACTTCCTGACCTTTAGTACCTTAGGTGGTGTTATGATTTGGATTTCACGGCGGGTATTGATTGCCGGTCCAGATGCACCTGAGGAAGAAGAGGCCACGACTGAGCGTGACCCTTACGATGATTTGACGGGGAAGGAGGCTAAGGCCTAA
- the cydC gene encoding thiol reductant ABC exporter subunit CydC yields the protein MNEFKKMWRHDRWVLPFLREQKGGVIGSVLLSFGTIFAAAALMFVSGFLISRAAQRPSNILLIYVPIVLTRGFGIARPVFRYVERLVSHNWVLRIVSLARQRLYQSAASTASSIRSRLQTGQVLSLLADDLDQLQNFYLRTLFPIGAGIMLYLGSSIGIGVLNWHFMLVWILVLAFILILVPIFSFKMNRAEVQDQKELQSQLYTEATDAILGMQDWVLSGRQADLVKGQGRVMTALAGVKYKAMRFGWWRDFTIQGATVILMVLVLIWSDQQFKTDFIAINYIAAFTLAIIPLVDTFLSVNQGVGEASFYEDSITRLNDLPPVKPAESAIKLPTDSTIHFDQVSFAYPGDDKTVIKDLSFAVQPGEKLALLGRSGAGKTTILKLLAGDVVPSSGQVTIGDVAPSDLNDQLSEVVSVLDQHTYLFDTTILNNIRMGNVKATDEQVKTAVKQAGLADLIESLPDGYQTMMLEAGQRFSGGERQRVALARVLLQDAPIVVLDEPTVSLDPKTEYEVLNQMFSALADRTIVWVTHHLTGINRVDQIAFLKGGHFELTGTPTELYQDSPYFRELLALDQF from the coding sequence ATGAATGAATTTAAGAAAATGTGGCGGCATGACCGCTGGGTCCTCCCTTTTTTGCGTGAGCAAAAGGGTGGGGTCATCGGGTCGGTTCTGCTCAGTTTTGGGACCATTTTTGCCGCAGCAGCCCTGATGTTTGTCTCCGGTTTTCTGATTTCCCGAGCAGCCCAGCGGCCTAGTAATATCTTGTTAATCTACGTACCAATCGTGCTTACACGGGGATTTGGGATTGCCCGGCCAGTCTTTCGTTACGTGGAACGGTTGGTTTCCCATAACTGGGTGCTGAGGATTGTTTCCTTGGCCCGGCAGCGACTTTATCAGAGTGCAGCCAGCACGGCCAGCAGTATTCGTAGCCGCCTCCAGACTGGTCAGGTGCTTAGTCTCTTGGCCGACGACTTAGACCAGTTACAAAACTTCTACCTACGAACTCTCTTCCCAATTGGGGCCGGCATTATGCTTTATCTGGGCAGTAGTATCGGGATTGGGGTTTTAAACTGGCATTTCATGCTGGTTTGGATCCTGGTGCTGGCCTTTATTCTAATCTTGGTACCGATTTTTAGCTTTAAGATGAACCGGGCCGAGGTTCAGGACCAAAAGGAACTGCAAAGTCAACTCTATACTGAGGCGACTGATGCGATTCTGGGTATGCAGGACTGGGTCCTGTCTGGCCGTCAGGCTGACTTAGTTAAGGGGCAGGGCCGAGTAATGACGGCCTTAGCTGGGGTCAAGTACAAGGCGATGCGCTTTGGTTGGTGGCGTGATTTCACCATCCAGGGGGCAACGGTAATCTTGATGGTCCTTGTGCTCATCTGGTCTGATCAGCAATTTAAGACGGATTTTATCGCGATTAACTATATCGCCGCCTTCACCCTGGCGATTATTCCCCTGGTGGACACCTTCTTAAGCGTTAACCAGGGAGTCGGGGAGGCTTCTTTCTATGAGGACAGTATCACCCGCCTCAATGACCTGCCACCGGTTAAGCCAGCTGAATCAGCGATTAAGCTGCCAACTGACTCAACCATTCACTTTGACCAGGTGTCCTTTGCCTATCCCGGTGATGATAAAACCGTGATTAAGGACCTGTCCTTTGCGGTACAACCGGGTGAAAAACTGGCCCTGTTAGGCCGTTCTGGCGCCGGTAAGACCACGATTTTAAAGTTATTAGCCGGTGATGTAGTTCCAAGTTCAGGTCAGGTGACCATTGGGGACGTAGCCCCTAGTGACCTAAACGACCAGCTTTCAGAAGTAGTCTCAGTCCTTGACCAGCACACCTACCTCTTTGATACGACCATCTTGAATAATATTCGCATGGGAAATGTGAAGGCCACTGATGAACAGGTCAAAACTGCCGTTAAGCAGGCTGGTCTGGCTGACTTGATTGAGAGCCTGCCTGATGGTTACCAAACGATGATGTTAGAAGCCGGTCAGCGGTTTTCTGGTGGGGAACGGCAGCGGGTCGCCCTAGCCCGGGTCCTCTTACAAGATGCACCAATTGTTGTCCTGGATGAACCGACGGTCAGCCTGGATCCGAAGACTGAGTATGAGGTCCTAAACCAAATGTTTTCGGCCCTGGCTGACCGGACAATTGTCTGGGTGACCCACCACTTAACCGGGATTAACCGGGTTGATCAGATTGCCTTTTTGAAGGGCGGACACTTTGAGCTAACCGGAACGCCGACCGAACTTTACCAGGACAGTCCTTATTTCCGGGAGTTACTAGCCCTAGATCAGTTTTAA
- the pcrA gene encoding DNA helicase PcrA — MTLASLTAGMNDKQAEAVATTEGPLLIMAGAGSGKTRVLTHRVAHLIEDMDVAPWRILAITFTNKAAREMRERIGQLVDPEIAQNIWVSTFHALAVRILRRDGERIGLNRNFTIIDTSAQRILLKRVINDLNLDTNQYDPRTILGKISNAKNALLTPDKYISQAQNAYEETIGEIYQNYQQALKQAQSVDFDDLIMLTIDLFKAAPDVLERYQQQFRYIHVDEYQDTNDAQYQIVHMLAEGFRNLAVVGDADQSIYGWRGANMNNILNFEKDYPDAQTVMLEQNYRSTQSILSAANDVIAHNQERVPKKLWTENGSGDKINYYRAQTEHDEANYVLSQVQKLRKDEKRPYSDFAVLYRTNAQSRNIEEALIKANMPYTIVGGHKFYERREILDIMAYLSLVANLDNDAAFERIVNVPKRSIGTTTMNHLHQFAQRMGMSYMQAIDQIELAPEIRPAAASKLLKFAEMIRHLHQQAEFLNVTELTELVMEQSGYRKELSSKSDPESQGRLENLDEFLSVTKEFDDRYDADSDDAVDPLTDFLGSTALMSDLDNFEEGDGAITLMTLHAAKGLEFPVVFLMGLEEGIFPLGRASQDEDQLEEERRLAYVGITRAMQKLYLTNAYSRLLYGRTQSNQPSRFIDEISPEHLNTEYSSNQDVNLASRRFQQATATTFQAKSSPVQKQAASTTGAEKVSWQVGDKVTHKKWGIGTVVAVSGGADDQELKVAFPDDGIKQLLAAFAPIQRVD, encoded by the coding sequence ATAACGTTGGCATCACTAACCGCAGGAATGAATGATAAGCAGGCCGAGGCCGTCGCCACTACCGAGGGACCGCTCTTGATTATGGCTGGTGCTGGCTCAGGTAAGACCAGGGTTTTGACCCACCGGGTGGCCCACCTAATTGAAGACATGGACGTGGCTCCTTGGCGAATTCTGGCCATTACCTTTACCAATAAGGCGGCCCGGGAAATGCGGGAACGAATTGGCCAACTGGTTGACCCCGAAATCGCCCAAAACATCTGGGTATCTACTTTCCACGCTCTAGCAGTCCGGATTCTACGACGGGACGGGGAACGGATTGGACTGAATCGGAACTTCACGATTATTGATACGAGTGCCCAGCGGATTTTACTTAAGCGGGTGATTAATGACCTGAACTTGGACACCAACCAGTACGACCCCCGGACGATTTTAGGCAAGATTTCCAATGCCAAAAACGCCCTGTTAACACCGGACAAGTACATTTCTCAGGCGCAAAATGCCTATGAAGAAACCATCGGTGAAATCTATCAGAACTACCAGCAGGCCTTAAAACAGGCCCAGAGTGTCGACTTTGATGACCTGATTATGCTCACCATTGACCTCTTTAAGGCCGCGCCGGATGTTTTGGAACGTTACCAGCAGCAGTTCCGTTACATTCACGTCGATGAGTACCAAGATACCAACGATGCCCAGTACCAGATTGTCCATATGCTGGCCGAAGGCTTCCGCAACCTGGCCGTGGTTGGGGATGCCGACCAGTCAATTTACGGTTGGCGCGGTGCCAACATGAATAATATCCTGAACTTTGAAAAGGATTACCCGGATGCCCAGACGGTCATGCTGGAGCAAAACTACCGTTCGACCCAGTCCATCCTCAGTGCGGCCAACGATGTGATTGCCCACAACCAGGAGCGGGTGCCCAAGAAGCTTTGGACCGAGAACGGCAGTGGGGACAAGATTAACTATTATCGGGCCCAAACCGAGCACGATGAGGCCAACTACGTCCTCTCCCAGGTGCAAAAGTTGCGCAAGGATGAAAAGCGGCCTTACAGTGACTTTGCCGTCCTCTATCGGACCAATGCCCAGTCCCGTAACATTGAAGAGGCGCTGATTAAGGCCAACATGCCCTATACCATTGTCGGTGGTCACAAGTTCTACGAGCGGCGGGAAATCTTAGACATTATGGCCTACCTGAGCCTGGTGGCGAATCTGGATAACGACGCGGCCTTCGAGCGGATTGTCAACGTGCCTAAGCGTAGTATCGGGACCACGACGATGAACCACCTCCACCAGTTTGCCCAACGGATGGGGATGTCTTACATGCAGGCCATTGACCAGATTGAACTGGCCCCAGAAATTCGGCCGGCAGCGGCTTCTAAGCTCTTGAAGTTCGCTGAAATGATTCGTCACCTCCACCAGCAGGCCGAGTTTTTAAACGTGACCGAACTGACTGAATTAGTCATGGAACAGTCTGGCTACCGCAAGGAACTGTCCAGTAAGAGTGACCCTGAGAGCCAGGGGCGCCTAGAAAACTTGGACGAATTCCTATCGGTCACCAAGGAATTTGATGACCGTTACGACGCCGATAGTGACGATGCGGTTGATCCGCTAACTGACTTTCTCGGTTCGACGGCTTTGATGAGTGACCTGGATAACTTTGAAGAAGGTGATGGGGCCATTACCCTGATGACCCTACACGCCGCCAAGGGTCTGGAATTCCCGGTGGTCTTTTTGATGGGTCTAGAAGAAGGGATTTTCCCACTGGGTCGGGCCAGTCAGGACGAGGACCAGCTTGAAGAGGAACGGCGCCTGGCCTACGTCGGTATCACCCGGGCCATGCAAAAGCTTTACCTAACCAACGCTTACAGCCGCTTGCTCTATGGTCGGACGCAGAGCAACCAACCTTCGCGTTTCATCGACGAAATTAGTCCCGAACATCTCAACACCGAATATAGTAGCAACCAGGACGTTAACCTGGCTTCCCGTCGTTTCCAGCAGGCCACGGCGACGACCTTCCAGGCCAAGTCCAGTCCAGTTCAAAAGCAGGCCGCTAGCACCACTGGCGCTGAGAAGGTCAGTTGGCAGGTCGGTGACAAGGTGACCCACAAGAAGTGGGGGATTGGGACCGTGGTGGCCGTCTCTGGCGGGGCCGATGACCAGGAGCTCAAGGTGGCCTTTCCAGATGATGGCATTAAGCAGCTGCTGGCTGCCTTTGCCCCAATTCAACGGGTGGATTAA
- the ruvX gene encoding Holliday junction resolvase RuvX, giving the protein MRILGLDVGSKTVGVAVSDPLGWTAQGVEIIPIDEDAKEFGLDRLGEIIADTKATGVVLGLPKNMNNTEGPRAEAARHYADLVQERFDLPTDFQDERLTTVQAERMLVEEADVSRKKRKKVIDKIAAEFILQNYLDAKGKLTR; this is encoded by the coding sequence ATGCGGATATTAGGATTAGATGTCGGTAGTAAGACCGTGGGGGTAGCGGTGAGTGATCCCCTTGGCTGGACTGCCCAGGGCGTGGAAATTATTCCCATCGATGAGGATGCCAAGGAATTTGGCCTAGACCGCCTGGGCGAAATTATTGCCGATACCAAGGCAACCGGCGTGGTGTTGGGCCTGCCTAAAAACATGAACAACACTGAAGGCCCTCGGGCTGAGGCCGCCCGGCACTACGCCGACCTGGTTCAGGAACGCTTTGATTTGCCGACTGACTTTCAAGACGAGCGCCTGACTACGGTTCAGGCCGAGCGGATGCTGGTCGAAGAGGCCGACGTTTCCCGGAAAAAACGTAAAAAAGTAATTGATAAGATTGCCGCCGAGTTCATCTTACAAAACTACCTTGATGCCAAGGGGAAGTTGACCCGGTAG
- the cydB gene encoding cytochrome d ubiquinol oxidase subunit II, which yields MSELQFIWFLLIAVLWAGYLFLEGYDFGVGMQFFTVARDQHEREALYETIGPTWDGNEVWLITAGGATFAAFPYWYASLFSGFYLLLFAILMALIYRGVSFEFREYMPTVPGTQIWERLIAIASFIAPFSLGIIFTAMVSGTPIDAKGNLSAGFFDYFTPFTVVGGVAVVLMCYIHGLNYTRIRIDGEMRYRVVKQLKVLYPLLVAGEAVFAVLLFFYTNFIQTKPVATIIILALIVATTVCGWWLTIAKDREVLPFVASGLTLVELVALLFVGLFPRVMVANNPAHDLTITSSSSTPYTLQVMFIVVLTVLPIVLAYQIWSFWVFRKRIVAPKVVE from the coding sequence ATGTCTGAATTACAATTCATCTGGTTTCTATTAATTGCCGTTCTTTGGGCTGGTTACCTCTTCTTGGAAGGTTATGACTTTGGTGTTGGGATGCAGTTCTTCACGGTTGCCCGTGACCAACACGAACGTGAAGCCCTCTATGAAACCATCGGTCCTACCTGGGACGGAAACGAAGTTTGGCTGATCACCGCTGGTGGTGCCACCTTCGCCGCCTTTCCTTACTGGTATGCTTCGCTCTTCTCAGGATTCTACCTCTTGCTCTTTGCCATCTTGATGGCCTTGATTTACCGGGGTGTTTCCTTTGAATTCCGGGAGTACATGCCAACTGTGCCTGGTACTCAAATCTGGGAGCGCCTGATTGCGATTGCATCATTTATCGCACCGTTCTCACTGGGCATTATCTTTACGGCCATGGTCTCTGGTACGCCAATCGATGCCAAGGGTAACTTGTCAGCCGGCTTCTTTGACTACTTCACGCCTTTCACCGTTGTTGGTGGGGTGGCCGTAGTCCTGATGTGCTACATCCACGGTTTGAACTACACGCGGATTCGGATTGACGGCGAGATGCGTTACCGGGTTGTTAAGCAGTTGAAGGTTTTGTACCCACTCCTAGTAGCGGGTGAGGCAGTCTTTGCTGTCCTACTCTTCTTTTACACCAACTTTATCCAGACCAAGCCAGTCGCAACCATCATTATCCTAGCCTTGATTGTGGCTACCACAGTTTGCGGTTGGTGGCTGACAATTGCTAAAGACCGCGAAGTTCTACCATTCGTGGCTTCCGGTCTGACCCTGGTTGAATTAGTTGCCCTGCTCTTTGTGGGACTCTTCCCACGGGTCATGGTCGCTAACAACCCTGCCCATGATTTGACGATTACGTCATCATCATCGACACCTTATACCTTGCAGGTCATGTTCATCGTGGTCTTGACGGTTCTGCCGATTGTGTTGGCTTATCAAATCTGGAGTTTCTGGGTCTTTAGGAAGCGTATCGTCGCCCCTAAAGTGGTAGAATAA
- a CDS encoding glycoside hydrolase family 73 protein, whose translation MPKRKIFTIRKNKLDRRNLWLALGILAFVLVAVVRGQQDSQFKPLAGDNPQAKRAWIKQLVPTAQNLQLQTGVLPSISIGQAILESDWGQSDLASRYHNLYGVKASAATPSVVLPTQEFQNDRWVTVDARFAVYPNWAASMGAHARLLAHGTTWNSQQYQHVMAAHDYQEAAQALVKDGYATDPTYANKLIEVITYWQLGQYDLPK comes from the coding sequence ATGCCTAAACGAAAAATCTTTACTATTCGAAAAAATAAGCTAGACCGGCGTAATCTCTGGCTGGCCCTGGGCATCTTGGCCTTTGTTCTGGTTGCCGTCGTCCGTGGCCAGCAAGACAGCCAGTTCAAGCCCCTGGCCGGGGACAACCCCCAGGCCAAGCGGGCCTGGATTAAGCAGTTAGTGCCGACCGCTCAGAATTTGCAGTTGCAAACCGGGGTCCTGCCATCAATTAGTATCGGCCAAGCTATCTTGGAATCGGACTGGGGCCAAAGTGACCTCGCCAGTCGCTACCATAATCTCTACGGGGTTAAAGCTAGTGCTGCGACCCCCAGCGTGGTCCTGCCGACCCAGGAATTTCAAAATGACCGCTGGGTGACAGTTGATGCCCGCTTTGCGGTTTATCCAAACTGGGCGGCTAGTATGGGCGCCCATGCCCGCTTGCTGGCCCATGGGACCACCTGGAACAGTCAGCAGTACCAGCACGTGATGGCGGCCCATGATTACCAGGAAGCGGCTCAGGCCCTGGTCAAGGATGGTTATGCCACTGATCCGACCTATGCTAACAAGTTAATTGAGGTGATTACCTACTGGCAGTTAGGCCAGTATGATTTACCCAAGTAA
- a CDS encoding MscL family protein, which yields MAKKHPKIVDDFNKRSHNTYMEFRQFFLGRNFLATAVGVVIGANFFDFVKTFISLFAGIGHFIRIALQPGHPLQWQIITAPLSTFLQSVISLIVVALVLFAIIQIINNVVAERPEEKFGYNYYLAQMQRMQEQQEITNKLLQQILDEKQNTNQKTDS from the coding sequence GTGGCCAAGAAACATCCCAAAATTGTGGACGATTTCAACAAACGTTCACACAACACTTACATGGAATTCCGGCAGTTTTTCCTCGGCCGTAACTTCCTAGCAACCGCCGTCGGGGTTGTCATTGGGGCTAACTTCTTTGACTTTGTCAAAACCTTTATCAGCCTCTTCGCCGGCATTGGTCACTTCATTCGGATCGCGCTCCAGCCGGGACACCCCCTCCAGTGGCAAATCATTACCGCACCCTTGAGCACCTTTTTACAGTCAGTAATTTCCCTGATTGTGGTGGCTCTGGTCCTCTTTGCCATTATCCAGATTATTAACAACGTGGTAGCGGAGCGGCCCGAGGAAAAGTTCGGTTATAACTACTACCTGGCCCAGATGCAGCGGATGCAAGAACAGCAGGAAATTACCAATAAACTGCTCCAGCAAATCCTAGATGAAAAACAGAATACAAATCAAAAGACCGATTCCTGA
- the cydD gene encoding thiol reductant ABC exporter subunit CydD — MFDRRLFDLPKIKGTLFILMILTGIQALAIVAQSIFLAAVIVDLWSGHAFATVLPSLAGFALAFMLRQLLVVFKNTLMSHFAGKAVENFRVQLLEKYAAMGAPLIAKYGTGHAVTSLVAGLDNTKNYFQLLLIKMFDLSIIPWIVLIAITYFNWIQGLFLLLIFPVIIIFFIILGLAAQKKADDEYANFKNLNNRFVDGLRGLPTLKQLGLANAYGREIYTISEDYRKTTMRTLRIAITSTFALDFFTTLSIAVLAVFLGLDLLNGKTILFPALSILVLAPEYFLPLRNFADDYHATLDGKNALTDVMAVLNRPEPTDTKLLNLDTWRSDSQLTLKDLDFYYEDEDQPTLADISFRVEGYQRVAIVGESGSGKSTLLNLLAGFLVPNDDEVIAVNQEILPHLDQEDWQKQYFYMPQSPYLFHDTLRNNLVFYTPGVDDDVLQEAIQQAGLKDLVDSLPDGLDTIVGEGGRQLSGGQAQRVALARMLLDPSRRVLLFDEPTAHLDVETELDLKKSMAPVFDQHLVFFATHRLHWLNQMDYVLVLRHGHLVEQGTPAELLDKSDSQLNSLRSELQQGLIHE; from the coding sequence ATGTTTGACCGCCGTTTATTCGACCTACCAAAAATTAAGGGTACCTTGTTTATCCTGATGATCCTGACCGGTATCCAGGCCTTAGCGATTGTGGCCCAGTCCATCTTTTTGGCGGCCGTGATTGTTGACCTGTGGTCGGGGCACGCCTTTGCCACAGTCCTGCCCAGCCTGGCCGGTTTTGCCCTGGCCTTTATGCTGCGCCAGCTCCTGGTGGTCTTTAAAAACACCTTGATGTCCCACTTTGCCGGTAAGGCTGTCGAGAACTTCCGGGTGCAGCTGCTGGAAAAGTACGCCGCGATGGGGGCCCCTCTAATTGCTAAATACGGGACTGGTCACGCCGTGACCTCCCTGGTAGCCGGTCTGGACAATACCAAGAACTACTTCCAGCTCCTCTTGATTAAGATGTTTGACCTGAGCATTATTCCTTGGATTGTCCTGATTGCGATTACCTACTTTAACTGGATTCAGGGGCTCTTCTTGCTCCTGATTTTCCCGGTCATCATTATCTTTTTCATTATCTTAGGCCTGGCAGCGCAAAAGAAGGCTGACGATGAGTACGCTAATTTCAAAAACCTGAACAACCGCTTTGTGGACGGCCTACGGGGTCTGCCAACCTTGAAGCAGTTAGGGTTGGCCAACGCCTATGGTCGTGAAATTTATACAATTTCGGAAGATTACCGTAAGACCACGATGCGAACCCTGCGGATTGCCATTACCTCGACCTTTGCCCTGGACTTCTTTACGACCCTGTCGATTGCGGTCTTGGCGGTCTTCTTGGGGTTGGACCTGCTAAATGGTAAAACAATTCTGTTCCCAGCCCTTTCGATTTTGGTGCTGGCACCGGAGTACTTCTTGCCCCTGCGTAACTTTGCCGATGACTACCATGCGACCCTGGACGGGAAGAACGCTTTGACCGATGTGATGGCAGTCTTAAATCGGCCGGAACCGACTGACACCAAGCTGCTAAACTTGGATACCTGGCGTTCAGATAGTCAGTTAACCCTGAAGGATTTGGACTTTTACTATGAGGATGAGGACCAGCCCACTTTGGCTGACATCAGCTTCCGGGTAGAAGGGTATCAGCGGGTGGCCATTGTCGGCGAGAGTGGTTCGGGTAAGTCGACCTTGCTGAACTTGCTCGCAGGCTTTTTGGTGCCAAACGATGACGAAGTCATTGCGGTTAACCAGGAAATTTTGCCCCACCTTGACCAAGAGGACTGGCAAAAGCAGTACTTCTACATGCCCCAGTCGCCCTATCTTTTCCATGACACCCTCCGCAATAACCTGGTCTTCTATACGCCTGGGGTTGATGACGATGTCTTGCAAGAGGCCATCCAACAGGCTGGCCTCAAAGACCTGGTGGACAGCCTACCGGACGGTTTAGATACCATAGTGGGTGAGGGTGGTCGTCAGCTGTCTGGCGGTCAGGCCCAGCGCGTAGCCTTAGCCCGGATGCTCTTAGATCCTAGTCGGCGGGTCTTACTCTTTGATGAGCCGACCGCTCACTTGGATGTTGAAACTGAGCTGGACTTGAAGAAGAGTATGGCGCCGGTCTTTGACCAGCACCTGGTCTTCTTTGCCACCCACCGTCTACACTGGTTAAACCAGATGGACTATGTCCTGGTGCTTCGCCATGGCCACCTGGTTGAGCAGGGGACGCCGGCTGAGCTTCTAGATAAGTCAGATAGCCAGCTCAATAGTTTGCGCAGTGAACTGCAACAAGGATTGATTCATGAATGA
- a CDS encoding DUF1292 domain-containing protein: MAQDNPEIEKITLVDENGDEALYEVLFTFHSEQYDRDYILLVPEGAEEDQEVDVQAYIFKPDENGAAQEDDLLPIEDDEEWDMVEEVLNTFLDDDNNFN; this comes from the coding sequence ATGGCTCAAGATAATCCCGAAATTGAAAAGATTACCCTGGTTGATGAGAACGGCGACGAGGCCCTCTACGAGGTCCTCTTTACCTTCCATTCTGAACAGTACGACCGCGACTACATTCTCTTAGTTCCAGAAGGAGCCGAGGAAGATCAGGAGGTCGATGTTCAAGCCTATATCTTCAAGCCCGACGAAAACGGCGCCGCCCAAGAAGATGACCTCCTCCCAATTGAGGATGACGAGGAATGGGACATGGTCGAAGAAGTGCTTAACACTTTCTTAGACGATGATAATAATTTCAACTAA